From Pseudanabaena sp. PCC 6802, one genomic window encodes:
- a CDS encoding aspartate aminotransferase family protein, with product MSTTSLATELTSQTIAPDTEQFDSYVMGTYARFPISLERGSGCRVWDSNGESYLDFVAGIATCTLGHAHPAMVKAATAQMQKLHHVSNLFYVAPQGELAQWLVQNSCADKAFFCNSGAEANEGAIKLARKYAHVKLGIDAPMILTANASFHGRTLATITATGQPKYQKNFDPLVPGFDYVPYNDIAALEATATKYEGRLAAIMLEALQGEGGVCPGDRDYFERVRQICDRHKALLILDEVQVGMGRSGNLWGYENLGIEPDIFTSAKGLGGGVPIGAMLCKSFCDVFEAGDHASTFGGNPFACQMALTVCHTLEQDDLVNNAKERGQQLQANLHAIAQKYSDRLDGARGWGLIQGLVISESHALTSRDIVQAGIERGLLLVPAGPKVVRFVPPLIVTAAEIEEATAIVTDVMANLS from the coding sequence ATGTCAACAACTTCGCTTGCTACAGAGCTAACTTCGCAAACGATCGCCCCTGACACCGAGCAATTCGATTCCTATGTCATGGGTACCTATGCCAGATTTCCCATATCGTTAGAACGTGGCAGCGGTTGTCGAGTATGGGACAGCAACGGCGAATCCTATCTTGATTTTGTGGCTGGCATCGCCACCTGCACGCTCGGGCACGCCCACCCTGCTATGGTAAAAGCTGCCACCGCGCAAATGCAAAAACTGCATCACGTCTCTAATCTGTTCTACGTGGCTCCGCAGGGAGAATTAGCCCAGTGGCTCGTGCAAAACTCCTGTGCGGACAAAGCCTTTTTCTGCAACTCTGGTGCGGAGGCAAATGAAGGGGCAATCAAGCTAGCGAGAAAATACGCGCACGTAAAGTTAGGGATCGACGCGCCGATGATTCTCACTGCCAATGCCAGTTTTCATGGCAGAACGCTTGCTACGATTACCGCCACCGGACAACCCAAGTATCAGAAAAACTTCGATCCCCTCGTGCCAGGATTTGACTATGTCCCCTACAACGATATTGCCGCTCTAGAAGCAACAGCAACCAAGTATGAAGGCAGGCTGGCAGCAATTATGTTAGAGGCTTTGCAGGGCGAGGGCGGTGTCTGTCCTGGCGATCGCGACTACTTCGAGCGCGTGCGTCAAATATGCGATCGCCACAAAGCCTTACTGATTTTAGATGAAGTCCAGGTTGGCATGGGGCGCAGCGGCAACCTGTGGGGATATGAAAACCTGGGAATCGAACCCGATATCTTCACCTCTGCCAAGGGTTTGGGTGGTGGAGTTCCGATCGGCGCTATGTTGTGTAAGAGTTTCTGCGATGTCTTCGAGGCGGGCGATCATGCCAGCACCTTTGGTGGCAATCCCTTTGCTTGCCAGATGGCTTTAACTGTTTGCCATACCCTAGAGCAGGACGATTTGGTTAATAATGCCAAAGAGCGCGGCCAGCAATTACAGGCAAACCTACATGCGATCGCTCAAAAATATAGCGATCGGCTAGATGGCGCGCGCGGCTGGGGGCTAATTCAGGGGTTGGTCATCTCGGAATCCCATGCACTTACATCTAGAGATATCGTTCAGGCTGGCATTGAACGCGGATTGCTCCTGGTTCCGGCTGGGCCGAAGGTGGTCAGATTTGTCCCCCCTCTGATCGTGACTGCGGCTGAAATTGAAGAGGCAACGGCTATTGTGACAGATGTCATGGCAAATCTAAGCTAG
- a CDS encoding pentapeptide repeat-containing protein, with the protein MDASELLQRYATGERDFRAADLSDGDLSGADLQGINLRNSMLFGIDLSGTNLMASDLHGAMLRQTNLTKAQLTGSRLIGADLSEAILTDVDLSGANLWQATLQNATLCNANLSRAHLNHSNLSYADLRSANLSRASLNDATLTHANLAEGDLNRIDGIGANLKRSYLRGANLALANLSKAILQEADMDRANLEGANLSQANLHRVILNGANLTGANLTQANLIDAQLVLAIMRGAKLDGAELIEANLTESDLSWASLQDANLSAATLHKTILTDVDLSLAILRGADLSYTNLQQLELQNLNLNWTVLPS; encoded by the coding sequence ATGGATGCGAGCGAACTCTTGCAACGGTATGCTACAGGAGAAAGAGATTTCAGGGCGGCAGACTTAAGTGACGGTGACTTAAGTGGCGCAGACCTGCAGGGCATTAATCTGAGGAATTCCATGCTATTCGGGATCGACCTGAGCGGTACCAACCTGATGGCAAGCGATTTGCACGGTGCCATGCTAAGACAGACAAATTTAACAAAAGCGCAACTTACTGGGAGTCGGTTAATTGGTGCGGACTTATCAGAAGCGATCTTGACCGATGTCGATCTGAGCGGTGCAAATTTGTGGCAAGCAACACTGCAAAATGCGACCCTCTGTAATGCCAACTTGAGCCGAGCGCACTTAAACCATAGCAACTTATCTTATGCGGATTTAAGATCGGCCAATCTGAGCCGAGCCAGTTTGAATGACGCAACCTTGACGCACGCCAACTTGGCTGAGGGGGATTTGAATCGAATTGACGGGATAGGAGCCAACTTGAAGCGATCTTACCTTCGGGGAGCCAATCTAGCACTCGCAAACCTGAGCAAGGCAATTTTACAAGAAGCGGACATGGACAGAGCTAACTTGGAAGGAGCTAATTTGAGCCAGGCCAATCTGCATCGAGTTATTTTGAATGGAGCTAATTTGACGGGGGCAAACCTGACGCAAGCCAATCTGATTGACGCTCAGTTGGTACTGGCGATTATGCGTGGAGCAAAGCTAGATGGGGCTGAGTTAATCGAGGCAAACTTGACCGAATCCGATCTGAGTTGGGCAAGCCTTCAGGACGCGAACTTAAGTGCGGCAACTTTGCACAAGACAATCTTGACAGATGTCGATTTAAGTTTAGCCATTTTGCGAGGTGCCGATCTAAGTTATACAAATCTGCAACAGTTGGAATTGCAAAATCTCAACTTAAACTGGACTGTGCTACCTTCATAA
- a CDS encoding aldehyde dehydrogenase: MINEILEKQRRFFSSGATRDVQFRIQQLQLLSQAIKQHETEILQALKADLHKPAFEGFTSEILMVLEEIEYALKHLKSWVRPQKVAASWTQLPATSYIYPEPLGVVLIIGPWNYPLQLTLSPLVNAIAAGNCAIVKPSEIAPHASQSIAAIISKHFHPGFISVVEGGIETSQSLLAEKFDRIFFTGSAAIGRLVLAAAAQHLTPVTLELGGKSPCLVDLDCDLKLAAKRITWGKFINAGQTCIAPDYLLIPHAIKSELLKHIGEAVREFYGDDPQTSPDYARIVNDKQFARLTTLIDDCKATSEIIFGGTSDPAQRYIAPTVIDRVSPRSKIMADEIFGPLLPVLEYEDLDEAIALINSQPKPLAFYFFSNNRDNQERVLREISFGGGCINDTISHIIYPALPFGGVGNSGMGQYHGKAGFDTFSHYKSVIKKSRFFDLPLRYPPYKDKINLVKQFL, translated from the coding sequence ATGATAAACGAGATCTTAGAAAAACAGCGCCGGTTCTTTAGCAGTGGCGCAACTAGGGATGTACAATTTCGCATCCAGCAGCTCCAGTTACTATCTCAGGCGATTAAACAACACGAAACTGAGATTTTGCAGGCTCTAAAAGCAGATCTGCATAAGCCTGCTTTTGAGGGCTTTACGAGCGAAATCCTCATGGTGCTGGAGGAGATCGAGTACGCTCTTAAGCATCTCAAATCCTGGGTGAGGCCGCAAAAAGTTGCTGCTAGCTGGACGCAACTGCCTGCTACCAGTTACATCTACCCAGAACCATTGGGCGTGGTTCTGATTATCGGCCCCTGGAACTATCCGCTCCAACTGACGCTCTCGCCCCTGGTCAACGCGATCGCCGCTGGCAACTGCGCTATTGTCAAGCCATCGGAAATTGCCCCGCACGCATCGCAGTCGATCGCGGCAATAATTAGCAAACACTTCCATCCCGGCTTTATTTCAGTCGTAGAAGGAGGAATAGAAACCAGCCAGTCCTTGTTAGCAGAAAAGTTCGATCGCATCTTTTTTACAGGTAGCGCGGCGATCGGTCGCCTGGTTCTGGCAGCAGCGGCTCAGCATCTTACACCTGTGACGCTGGAATTGGGCGGCAAGTCTCCCTGCCTTGTAGATCTAGACTGCGATCTCAAACTAGCAGCCAAAAGAATCACGTGGGGGAAGTTTATTAATGCAGGGCAAACCTGCATTGCCCCAGACTATCTCTTGATTCCTCATGCAATTAAATCGGAATTATTAAAACACATCGGCGAGGCGGTGCGGGAATTTTATGGCGACGACCCGCAAACTAGTCCAGATTATGCCCGGATCGTGAATGACAAGCAATTTGCGCGACTGACAACCCTGATCGACGACTGCAAAGCAACCTCGGAAATTATCTTTGGCGGTACTAGCGATCCTGCCCAGCGTTATATTGCCCCGACTGTTATCGATCGCGTATCGCCCCGCAGCAAAATTATGGCGGATGAGATATTTGGCCCCTTACTTCCTGTTTTGGAGTACGAGGATCTTGACGAAGCGATCGCCTTAATTAACTCTCAACCTAAGCCACTGGCTTTTTACTTCTTCTCCAACAATCGAGACAATCAGGAAAGGGTTTTACGAGAAATATCGTTTGGTGGTGGCTGTATCAACGATACAATTTCACATATCATTTACCCAGCCTTACCCTTCGGTGGGGTTGGCAATAGCGGTATGGGGCAGTATCACGGTAAGGCTGGGTTTGATACGTTTTCACACTACAAAAGCGTCATAAAAAAATCGCGATTTTTCGATCTACCGCTCCGCTATCCCCCTTACAAAGATAAAATTAATCTTGTCAAACAGTTCCTGTAG
- a CDS encoding ABC transporter ATP-binding protein, translating into MSSNQPSQPPLLTVKDVFAGYVEGVDILQGVNLVVQPGELIAVIGANGAGKSTLAKMIFGLVPVRSGTVAFEQRDITGIAPEDVVRLGMGYVPQIANVFPSLSISENLDMGAYLVKGDINALKQNIYQIFPVLAKRQKQRAGTLSGGERQMLAMGRALMLEPKLLILDEPSAALSPILVQDIFDLVQRINQTGTAIILVEQNARKALAISDRGYVLDAGRDRFEGKGTDLLNDPKIAELYLGVGHIKSTH; encoded by the coding sequence ATGAGTTCTAATCAACCCTCCCAACCACCTTTATTGACTGTCAAAGATGTTTTTGCGGGCTATGTGGAGGGCGTTGATATCTTGCAAGGAGTTAACCTGGTCGTGCAGCCGGGGGAACTGATCGCAGTTATTGGCGCTAATGGCGCGGGCAAGTCCACGCTAGCCAAGATGATTTTTGGTTTGGTGCCCGTGCGCTCTGGGACGGTGGCATTCGAGCAGCGAGACATTACTGGTATTGCACCTGAGGATGTGGTGCGCCTGGGCATGGGTTACGTGCCGCAAATTGCCAATGTATTTCCTTCACTCAGTATTTCTGAAAATCTGGATATGGGGGCGTACCTGGTTAAGGGTGATATTAACGCGCTAAAGCAAAATATTTATCAGATATTTCCAGTGCTGGCGAAGCGGCAAAAACAACGGGCGGGGACGTTATCCGGTGGCGAGCGGCAAATGTTAGCGATGGGGAGAGCGCTGATGCTAGAGCCGAAGTTGCTAATTCTGGACGAGCCTTCTGCTGCCCTATCGCCAATTTTGGTACAGGATATTTTCGATCTCGTGCAACGCATCAACCAGACTGGCACGGCAATTATTCTGGTGGAGCAAAATGCGCGCAAGGCGCTGGCGATCTCCGATCGCGGCTACGTACTCGACGCGGGACGCGATCGCTTTGAAGGTAAGGGTACAGATCTGCTGAACGATCCTAAAATCGCCGAGCTATATCTCGGCGTTGGGCACATCAAATCTACTCATTAG
- the leuB gene encoding 3-isopropylmalate dehydrogenase, which translates to MSKNYKIALLPGDGIGPEIMQVGVAVLRAIAPQFEISFSFETALAGGAAIDETGHPLPAETLSLCQSSDAVLLAAVGGNKWDTLPSELRPEQALLGLRGGLGLFANLRPAKILPQLIDASSLKREIVEGVDILVVRELTGGIYFGKPKGIFTDEQGVRRGLNTMVYSEMEVDRIGRVAFEAARKRKGVLCSVDKANVLEVSQLWRDRITKMSQEYPDVTLSHMYVDNAAMQLLRWPKQFDTIVTGNLFGDILSDAAAMLTGSIGMLPSASLGEPGKPGLFEPVHGSAPDIAGRDLANPLAQVLSAAMMLRYGLNEGAAADRIEAAVMQVLDAGKRTGDIMAPGCEQLGCKAMGEALLAALA; encoded by the coding sequence ATGTCTAAGAATTACAAGATTGCGCTCTTACCTGGTGATGGAATTGGGCCAGAAATTATGCAGGTGGGAGTAGCAGTTTTGCGCGCGATCGCTCCACAATTTGAGATATCCTTCTCCTTTGAAACAGCGCTGGCTGGTGGGGCTGCCATTGATGAGACCGGACATCCCTTGCCAGCGGAAACGCTATCGCTGTGCCAGTCAAGCGATGCCGTTTTGCTGGCGGCGGTGGGCGGCAATAAATGGGATACATTACCGAGCGAACTGCGCCCGGAGCAAGCATTGTTGGGACTGCGCGGCGGTTTGGGTCTATTTGCCAATCTGCGCCCTGCGAAGATATTGCCTCAGTTGATCGATGCGTCGTCGCTCAAGCGCGAGATTGTAGAAGGAGTGGATATTCTCGTCGTGCGCGAACTGACGGGCGGTATTTATTTCGGCAAACCCAAGGGTATTTTCACCGACGAGCAGGGCGTAAGGCGCGGTTTGAATACAATGGTCTATTCCGAAATGGAAGTGGATCGAATTGGGCGCGTGGCATTTGAGGCGGCACGCAAGCGCAAGGGAGTTCTTTGTTCGGTGGATAAAGCAAACGTGTTGGAAGTATCGCAACTCTGGCGCGATCGCATCACTAAGATGTCTCAGGAGTATCCCGACGTAACTCTATCGCACATGTACGTGGATAATGCGGCGATGCAGCTTTTGCGCTGGCCGAAGCAGTTTGACACGATCGTCACGGGTAATCTATTTGGCGACATTCTCTCCGATGCAGCGGCAATGTTGACGGGTAGTATTGGGATGTTACCATCTGCGAGTTTGGGCGAGCCAGGTAAACCCGGTTTGTTCGAGCCAGTACACGGTTCCGCCCCAGACATTGCGGGTCGAGATCTTGCGAATCCATTGGCACAGGTATTGAGTGCGGCGATGATGCTGCGATATGGCTTAAATGAAGGAGCTGCTGCCGATCGCATTGAGGCAGCCGTGATGCAAGTACTGGATGCGGGCAAGCGCACGGGTGACATTATGGCTCCAGGCTGCGAACAGTTAGGTTGTAAGGCAATGGGAGAAGCGCTATTAGCTGCTTTGGCTTAG
- a CDS encoding dihydrofolate reductase family protein yields MLVQLILLIFGERSMTEVVLYIATSCDGYIARSNGSIDWLLDFETAQTDYGYGEFYASINGLAMGRKSYEQVLSFGEWAHPGKPSYVFTRQSLSSDRDDVFFTSATPQQFLCEMESRNLQRIWLVGGAELIAAFLEHQLIDEYILSIVPILLGEGIPLFMPFGSEMRLKLMEVKRYANDLVQLRYVK; encoded by the coding sequence ATGCTCGTTCAATTGATTCTATTGATTTTTGGAGAGCGATCGATGACAGAGGTCGTGCTTTACATCGCAACTAGTTGCGATGGATATATTGCTCGCAGTAACGGCAGTATTGATTGGCTGTTAGACTTTGAGACAGCCCAAACCGACTATGGATACGGTGAGTTCTATGCATCGATTAATGGATTAGCGATGGGACGCAAAAGCTACGAGCAGGTGCTGAGCTTTGGCGAGTGGGCACATCCTGGCAAACCATCCTACGTATTCACTCGACAAAGTCTATCGTCCGATCGCGATGATGTATTCTTTACTTCGGCAACCCCGCAGCAATTTCTCTGCGAAATGGAGTCGCGGAACCTCCAGCGCATCTGGCTGGTGGGCGGCGCGGAATTAATCGCGGCATTTCTCGAACATCAACTGATTGATGAATACATCCTGTCAATCGTACCGATTTTGTTAGGGGAAGGCATTCCCCTGTTTATGCCGTTTGGTTCAGAGATGAGATTAAAGCTAATGGAAGTGAAGCGATACGCGAATGACTTGGTTCAGTTAAGGTATGTCAAATAG
- the hmpF gene encoding pilus motility taxis protein HmpF, translated as MQYLAEVRKTQAMLSARVEIRLLARNTSENNWQAVGSEEILTVQDANQTKDLKDGQLVLAEVNANKQVQGVQDATKRLVLILQTFTRAQEKFRQSEEDIEQWKQSLNYQSQELHRREMELEQKEQELEYIDAKRQEVDALQEELRHDREEFEQWRQQFEAAQREFEAQAGSSTLSQEQADYLREIAQRIAGSLGSGSLQGVSACLEQLYNSQEVLTQFWQTLELQRSQSERLQDELNRFTQDLNTRKQQWQQAQVTLTDAQGELRAQTEIVRSQESNLAMAQWQLEAQQELLHQANQIVESFGGTVNVLSPEEVKELEEMPLDRLEAAVENWQQELDKTSNYVGAQEDELASLEGEIAEIQSRIEKSSDFTSIELESEKEFKEEEYKMLDETLAGQRRAIQERQAILNQQRSILEKRQGIGSPDSPAQSLVPLVEQIETNKQNQEQELKKVESTVATAREVLRQQEDLVNRMKSGHQQNYQEIQTLELQLQEKIRLTADLVGRVAAQQDILRPVQDVVDALRGNLESIVNLEGSSESVQEQQQLVEALQSTIDSLIAA; from the coding sequence GTGCAGTACTTAGCCGAAGTTAGAAAAACTCAAGCAATGCTCAGTGCCAGAGTTGAAATTCGACTGCTTGCACGTAATACCTCTGAAAACAATTGGCAAGCTGTAGGCAGTGAAGAAATTCTGACCGTGCAGGATGCCAACCAGACTAAGGATCTTAAGGATGGTCAACTAGTCTTAGCTGAGGTAAATGCGAATAAACAGGTGCAAGGGGTTCAGGATGCGACTAAGCGGCTCGTGTTAATACTACAAACCTTTACCCGTGCCCAAGAGAAATTCCGCCAGTCTGAAGAAGACATCGAGCAATGGAAGCAGTCTTTAAATTATCAGAGCCAGGAACTGCATCGGCGCGAGATGGAACTGGAACAAAAGGAACAGGAACTAGAATACATCGATGCCAAACGCCAGGAAGTTGATGCGTTACAGGAAGAGCTGCGGCACGATCGCGAAGAGTTCGAGCAGTGGCGACAACAGTTTGAAGCCGCCCAAAGGGAATTTGAAGCACAGGCGGGTTCATCGACGCTAAGCCAGGAACAGGCTGACTACCTGCGCGAGATCGCTCAAAGGATAGCTGGTAGTTTAGGTTCTGGTTCCTTGCAGGGCGTAAGCGCTTGTCTAGAGCAGCTCTACAATAGCCAGGAAGTACTGACCCAGTTTTGGCAAACCTTAGAGTTACAGCGATCGCAGTCAGAAAGACTGCAGGACGAACTCAATCGCTTCACGCAGGACTTAAATACTCGCAAGCAACAGTGGCAGCAAGCCCAGGTGACTTTGACCGATGCCCAGGGCGAACTGAGAGCGCAAACAGAAATCGTGCGATCGCAGGAAAGCAATCTGGCGATGGCGCAGTGGCAGTTAGAGGCACAGCAAGAGCTATTACATCAGGCTAATCAAATCGTAGAAAGCTTTGGCGGTACGGTTAACGTTCTCTCACCGGAGGAGGTGAAAGAACTGGAAGAGATGCCTTTGGATCGGCTAGAGGCAGCGGTGGAAAACTGGCAGCAGGAGCTGGATAAGACATCCAACTATGTTGGTGCTCAAGAGGATGAATTGGCTTCTCTAGAGGGAGAGATTGCAGAGATACAGAGCCGGATTGAAAAATCTAGTGATTTCACCAGTATTGAGTTGGAAAGTGAGAAGGAATTTAAAGAAGAGGAATACAAAATGCTGGATGAGACCCTAGCTGGTCAGCGGCGAGCGATCCAGGAGCGGCAAGCAATCTTGAACCAACAGCGATCGATTCTGGAAAAACGCCAGGGGATAGGTAGCCCTGATAGCCCTGCCCAAAGCCTGGTGCCATTGGTAGAGCAAATTGAGACTAACAAGCAAAATCAGGAACAAGAACTCAAAAAAGTAGAAAGTACGGTAGCAACAGCAAGAGAAGTACTGCGCCAACAAGAGGATCTCGTGAATCGGATGAAGTCCGGACACCAGCAAAACTACCAGGAAATTCAAACTTTAGAGTTGCAGCTACAGGAAAAAATTCGACTGACTGCCGATCTTGTAGGTAGGGTAGCAGCCCAGCAGGATATATTGCGCCCTGTACAGGATGTTGTGGATGCCCTGCGAGGTAATTTGGAGAGTATTGTCAATCTAGAAGGCTCATCTGAGTCCGTTCAAGAACAACAACAATTAGTCGAGGCTCTACAAAGTACAATCGATAGCTTAATCGCTGCTTAG
- a CDS encoding GNAT family N-acetyltransferase translates to MDKSDSYIEIQLGMPEEMRHQAAVICYEGFRRQMESLGVSQVQGIALLERSLDAELALIALHQDRLVGFVGLQYENRPFFQFQRSHFIQELGWLRGLLIFLLFNLAATVIQPTEMFINVIVVDASMRGKGIGTSLINAVFEIARQNQFQAVVLDVVDTNPDARRLYERMGFAPIKTRKYAYLRHLIGSSAVTTMSKRIDALPTESLA, encoded by the coding sequence GTGGATAAATCAGACAGCTACATCGAAATTCAACTCGGGATGCCTGAGGAAATGCGACATCAAGCCGCAGTCATTTGCTACGAAGGATTCCGTCGGCAAATGGAGTCGCTCGGCGTTTCCCAAGTTCAGGGTATTGCACTTCTAGAACGCAGTCTGGATGCCGAACTAGCGTTGATTGCCCTTCATCAAGATCGACTCGTGGGATTTGTGGGATTGCAATATGAGAACCGTCCCTTCTTTCAATTTCAGCGATCGCATTTTATCCAAGAACTTGGCTGGCTGCGCGGCTTATTGATTTTTCTCCTGTTTAATCTAGCTGCAACAGTCATCCAACCAACGGAAATGTTTATCAATGTTATCGTCGTGGATGCATCAATGCGAGGTAAGGGGATCGGCACGTCCCTAATTAATGCTGTATTTGAGATTGCTCGACAGAATCAATTCCAAGCAGTAGTTCTGGATGTAGTAGATACAAATCCCGATGCTCGCAGGCTCTACGAACGCATGGGATTTGCGCCCATCAAGACGCGCAAGTACGCATACTTACGACATCTGATCGGCTCTTCCGCTGTAACTACGATGAGTAAGCGTATTGATGCATTGCCAACAGAATCTCTAGCTTAG
- a CDS encoding cell division protein FtsX, with product MERKQISRWLTKLDYLLRETFLGLKRGGWMNWAAVSTVAVLLFLFGASLQVSWQLEGLLGQMGNQLEISVYLDEDASAEVMQQRLKLVDGVTALHLIPKDVAWERMLDDLGKIEMGEATQQLGGNPLVDEFKVRAVSSDRVPEIAKRISGLKGVNEVWYTNEVVKRLAELRKAMTNIGTLVTSVFTAIAIAVIGTTIRLIVLARRREIEVMQLVGATSTWIYFPFVLQGVAFGIGGAVVAYGMLSVVLNLLADAIVNQPELIKSLTVGLLNDLRVQFLLPIILLLFGSAVGVLGSLFAVRRFSASS from the coding sequence ATGGAACGCAAGCAAATATCCAGATGGTTGACCAAGTTAGATTACCTACTGCGGGAAACTTTCTTGGGACTCAAGCGTGGCGGCTGGATGAACTGGGCGGCGGTGAGTACGGTGGCGGTTTTGCTTTTCCTGTTTGGAGCCAGCTTGCAGGTTTCCTGGCAGTTAGAGGGACTGCTGGGGCAGATGGGCAACCAGTTAGAAATATCCGTCTACCTGGATGAAGATGCCAGTGCCGAAGTAATGCAGCAGAGATTAAAGCTCGTAGACGGGGTGACAGCCCTGCACCTGATTCCCAAAGATGTGGCTTGGGAGCGCATGTTAGACGATCTTGGCAAAATTGAAATGGGAGAGGCAACGCAACAACTAGGCGGAAATCCTCTCGTAGATGAGTTTAAAGTCCGCGCCGTTTCATCCGATCGCGTACCTGAAATTGCCAAGCGCATCTCCGGACTGAAGGGCGTGAATGAGGTTTGGTATACCAACGAGGTGGTCAAGCGCCTGGCGGAATTGCGCAAAGCTATGACTAATATTGGCACGCTTGTTACCAGCGTATTTACGGCGATCGCGATCGCCGTGATCGGCACCACCATTCGCCTGATCGTGTTAGCGCGCCGCCGCGAAATCGAGGTAATGCAGTTGGTAGGAGCGACAAGCACCTGGATCTATTTCCCATTCGTCCTGCAAGGCGTAGCATTCGGGATCGGCGGAGCCGTAGTTGCCTATGGCATGTTATCGGTCGTTTTGAACCTGCTGGCCGATGCGATCGTCAATCAACCGGAATTGATCAAATCTTTGACTGTAGGACTGCTTAACGATCTGCGCGTCCAGTTCCTGTTGCCAATTATTCTGCTACTGTTTGGCTCCGCTGTCGGCGTGCTCGGCAGCCTGTTTGCCGTGCGCCGCTTCTCCGCCAGCAGCTAA
- the ftsE gene encoding cell division ATP-binding protein FtsE translates to METERPAPDSPQPESVQPDSSQARSSRKAIAVRLENVRKIYPNGSAGLQNINLQLCKGDFLFVTGHSGSGKSTLLKLLYGAEQPTEGEVFVNGFNLKGLKGNKLAMLRRSLGIVFQDYKLIPRRTVSENVAFVLMAQGFAKDEIQRRLMPALKMVGLAHKADCFPEELSGGEQQRTSIARAIVNTPPLLLADEPTGNLDPDNAWQTIKILNKLNSFGVTILMTTHDEQLVRAANHTVAHLKDGYIYCSDNGSNGGERS, encoded by the coding sequence ATGGAGACGGAACGCCCCGCACCAGATAGCCCACAGCCGGAAAGCGTGCAGCCAGATAGCTCGCAGGCGCGCAGTTCTCGCAAGGCGATCGCGGTCAGGCTGGAAAACGTGCGGAAGATTTACCCTAATGGGTCTGCTGGCCTGCAAAACATTAACTTGCAACTTTGTAAGGGTGATTTTTTGTTCGTCACCGGACATTCGGGTTCGGGCAAATCTACGCTCTTGAAACTGCTCTATGGGGCGGAGCAACCAACGGAGGGGGAAGTGTTCGTAAATGGTTTTAACCTCAAGGGTCTTAAGGGGAATAAGCTAGCCATGCTGCGGCGCAGTCTCGGCATCGTGTTTCAGGATTATAAATTAATTCCGCGCCGCACCGTATCTGAAAACGTGGCATTCGTGCTGATGGCGCAGGGATTTGCCAAAGATGAAATTCAACGCCGCCTCATGCCCGCACTCAAAATGGTGGGCCTGGCCCATAAAGCCGATTGTTTTCCCGAAGAATTATCGGGTGGGGAACAGCAACGTACGAGTATTGCCAGGGCGATCGTCAACACGCCACCCCTACTACTGGCGGACGAGCCTACGGGCAACCTCGACCCGGACAATGCTTGGCAAACGATCAAGATTTTGAACAAGCTCAACTCTTTTGGCGTGACAATTCTGATGACTACCCATGACGAGCAGTTAGTGCGCGCCGCCAATCATACCGTGGCGCATCTCAAAGATGGCTATATATATTGCAGTGATAATGGCAGCAACGGAGGGGAAAGATCGTGA